One genomic window of Leptospira paudalimensis includes the following:
- a CDS encoding Maf family protein encodes MFILKSASPRRKQILSDLGILFLIQPEHIDESQYENENPLQYLERMVHSKLGYQFEPNNLYLACDTIVVYKNEILHKPVDESDAFRILKYLSGKEHSVFSGAVLKHSSGANFFFEETLIQFKDWKESEIETYIKDYKPFDKAGSYGIQDKNGPVKMWKGSYLNVLGFPFRSFLARHELWIHSWEAGFKRKD; translated from the coding sequence TTGTTTATTTTAAAATCGGCATCACCTAGAAGAAAACAAATCCTCTCTGATTTGGGTATTTTATTCCTCATCCAACCCGAACACATAGATGAATCTCAATATGAAAACGAAAATCCACTACAATATTTAGAACGAATGGTTCACTCTAAACTGGGATACCAATTTGAACCAAACAATCTTTATTTGGCATGTGATACGATTGTTGTCTATAAAAACGAGATTCTCCACAAACCAGTGGATGAATCAGATGCCTTTCGAATTCTAAAATACCTTTCAGGAAAAGAACATTCCGTCTTTTCGGGTGCTGTTCTTAAGCATAGTTCTGGAGCTAATTTTTTCTTCGAAGAGACCTTAATCCAATTTAAAGATTGGAAAGAATCGGAAATTGAAACCTATATTAAAGATTACAAACCATTTGATAAAGCTGGTTCTTACGGAATTCAGGATAAAAATGGACCCGTAAAAATGTGGAAAGGATCTTATCTTAACGTGTTAGGATTTCCATTTCGCAGTTTTTTGGCACGCCACGAACTTTGGATCCATTCGTGGGAAGCTGGGTTTAAGCGTAAAGATTGA
- the holA gene encoding DNA polymerase III subunit delta — protein sequence METKKSQAREYNSLFQLFKTPGAQIPQFFAYAGEDSYEFELIVELYRETLQKTLGDFEVILIVSESGEQAKLFAELFTPDMFYPRKLIIIKNATALFKPILDAKTTNDWKDFASGFRKNITSVSDEIYALIHYDGKDVPKSLIDLFQGTLSFFKTKILYPNDYPKIFKEVCEQEQVHFEQNASEEFIHRIPANVGAYIKSVKKLKQYLHRSKFTLDDVNTVLFSQNELNTTVLVESLIQKRKVDFFKEFTKFSDQNSEILNFLTRLTYKLDEIRKIKVIRSRHNGEVPIPIMDELLKTASFSEARKNFVRRQLVSDSANFTDKLLDQFYDIVIEMNIKFKSGLRDEEGKNYFIQKIMHLFSILQDKSSN from the coding sequence ATGGAAACAAAAAAATCCCAAGCAAGAGAATATAACTCCCTTTTCCAATTATTTAAGACTCCCGGAGCTCAAATTCCTCAATTCTTTGCCTATGCAGGCGAGGATTCATACGAGTTCGAACTGATAGTGGAACTCTACAGGGAAACATTGCAAAAAACTTTGGGTGATTTTGAAGTCATTTTGATTGTATCGGAATCAGGCGAACAGGCCAAATTATTTGCAGAACTTTTTACTCCCGATATGTTTTACCCAAGAAAACTAATCATCATCAAAAATGCCACTGCTCTTTTCAAACCCATATTGGATGCCAAAACTACAAATGATTGGAAAGACTTTGCTTCTGGTTTTCGAAAAAATATCACTTCGGTTTCCGATGAAATTTACGCTCTCATCCATTATGACGGAAAGGATGTACCTAAAAGTTTAATCGATTTGTTCCAGGGAACTTTGAGTTTTTTTAAAACAAAAATTCTATACCCAAATGATTACCCAAAAATTTTTAAAGAAGTCTGTGAACAAGAGCAAGTTCATTTTGAACAAAACGCAAGCGAAGAATTTATACATAGAATTCCAGCAAATGTTGGCGCTTACATCAAAAGTGTAAAAAAATTAAAACAGTACTTACATCGATCTAAATTCACGCTCGATGATGTGAATACAGTGTTATTCAGTCAAAATGAATTGAATACCACTGTATTAGTTGAGTCTTTGATTCAAAAAAGGAAGGTCGATTTTTTTAAGGAGTTCACGAAGTTCAGTGATCAAAATTCTGAAATATTAAACTTTTTAACAAGGCTTACATATAAGTTGGATGAGATCCGAAAAATTAAAGTGATCCGTTCAAGGCATAACGGAGAAGTTCCAATTCCTATTATGGATGAACTTTTAAAAACTGCTAGTTTTTCAGAAGCGAGAAAAAATTTCGTAAGGCGTCAATTGGTATCAGACTCTGCCAATTTTACAGATAAATTATTGGACCAATTTTATGATATTGTGATTGAGATGAATATAAAATTTAAATCAGGTTTGAGAGATGAAGAAGGTAAAAACTATTTCATTCAAAAAATCATGCATTTGTTTTCTATCCTTCAGGATAAATCTTCTAATTGA
- a CDS encoding helix-turn-helix domain-containing protein, giving the protein MSLKKGKVNLEWITKGSDIEKIKKQWLEISNSTLPILIVGDRGIGKSFWIERSLEKRNIPDSSIISFDFSYSFSFEQNLDKIKSSKQNITVVLDWLTKAKKEEIILLQQWWKDEKYNEKSKVYMYWEIHSEEMEILNQKNIYSDFYEQFKSFRFELPNLKKRVSELPLFVYEFLSEANQSLNKKISTLDEDFFVFFKNKIFNRNYTELKDLIFALVGFSSGKQLHWKQIPPHFFENSLSDLNILPGISLEQYEKEIIKANLIYTKGNREKAAKLLGISERNLYRKLHEFQLEDLS; this is encoded by the coding sequence GTGTCATTAAAAAAAGGTAAGGTAAACCTAGAGTGGATAACGAAAGGTTCTGACATTGAAAAAATCAAAAAACAATGGTTAGAAATTTCGAACTCTACATTGCCTATCTTAATCGTTGGGGACAGAGGAATCGGTAAATCATTTTGGATTGAAAGAAGTTTAGAAAAAAGAAATATTCCTGATTCTTCTATTATCTCCTTTGATTTTTCCTATTCGTTTTCATTTGAACAAAACTTAGATAAAATAAAGTCTTCGAAACAGAACATAACGGTTGTATTAGATTGGTTAACAAAAGCCAAAAAAGAAGAGATTATATTGTTACAACAGTGGTGGAAAGATGAAAAATATAACGAAAAATCAAAAGTATATATGTATTGGGAAATTCATTCGGAAGAAATGGAAATCCTAAATCAAAAGAATATATATTCTGATTTTTATGAACAGTTTAAATCATTTCGTTTTGAATTACCTAATTTAAAAAAAAGAGTTTCGGAACTACCATTATTCGTTTATGAGTTTCTGTCTGAAGCGAATCAAAGTCTCAATAAAAAAATTTCAACTTTAGATGAAGATTTTTTTGTCTTTTTCAAAAACAAAATATTTAACCGGAATTATACGGAATTAAAGGATCTCATCTTTGCTTTGGTTGGATTTTCTTCCGGAAAACAACTCCATTGGAAACAGATTCCACCTCACTTCTTCGAAAATTCATTATCTGATTTGAATATCTTACCTGGCATCAGTCTGGAGCAATATGAGAAGGAGATCATAAAAGCTAACTTAATTTATACAAAAGGTAACCGAGAAAAGGCAGCGAAACTTTTGGGAATATCAGAGCGTAACTTGTATCGAAAATTACATGAATTTCAATTAGAAGATTTATCCTGA
- a CDS encoding LIC10012 family protein encodes MSRFLSLHVIASLLIFFAFFPKNVYAKEISILPAYISGEVPPVLGSKREAGFELSRLSRHYLKRNFFTEITDPKLIENYLNETEWNEEADLKDQDFNSYCNEWDSHFVVQDQIDFGNPILVKTVIFNCKNLSKQIIQSKLISNFVMAYEKHNEKSFRFLPPRYYEKKSKNPIYYEINLFIDVHSSYAYYKKDIVKSLNSMYDQDGLYLGVTLVKKDKTLTIPPTKEHAEIKKIMEETGWQGSNQSESVLGALQSLKGKFSTGKKESRKLFLLLSSSVKDKSGSIIMALNDLRHMEIEPIILIPNHSDLSTIRELQRIGKASNSRVVGITDYQKIGTQDGYEYLYLNQFNVYSSQEELQFPFQWNQNNIKKYDASLVRAAVDVVSPYNLYMAYEKISDKRVLEKEEIKTDLESILRTESNSELLEKDRFQTVLVESKGEAIWIQLPYDVQVSKGKEYLIQTTFVLDPLSTWGIKNVPAETNLLKTNYSYPKTLMVKPSQAKKFLDVNKIREFNGYLQGTVSVIKKR; translated from the coding sequence ATGTCTCGATTCCTATCTTTGCATGTTATTGCATCGTTGCTTATTTTTTTTGCGTTCTTCCCTAAAAATGTTTATGCGAAAGAAATTTCTATCCTGCCTGCTTATATTTCGGGAGAAGTACCACCTGTTCTCGGCTCAAAACGAGAGGCTGGTTTTGAATTGTCCCGTCTTTCGCGACATTATTTAAAACGAAATTTTTTTACTGAAATCACAGATCCAAAACTAATAGAAAATTATCTGAATGAAACCGAATGGAATGAGGAAGCGGATCTGAAAGATCAGGACTTTAATTCCTATTGTAACGAATGGGATTCTCATTTTGTTGTCCAGGATCAGATTGACTTTGGAAATCCAATCCTAGTCAAAACGGTCATATTCAATTGTAAAAATTTATCAAAACAAATCATCCAATCTAAATTAATTTCGAATTTTGTAATGGCGTATGAAAAACATAACGAAAAAAGTTTTCGATTTTTACCTCCGCGTTATTATGAGAAAAAAAGTAAAAATCCAATTTATTACGAAATCAATTTATTCATCGATGTCCATTCTTCTTATGCTTATTATAAAAAAGACATAGTCAAAAGTTTGAACTCGATGTATGACCAAGATGGTTTGTACTTGGGTGTTACATTAGTGAAAAAAGACAAAACCCTCACTATACCTCCTACCAAAGAACATGCTGAAATTAAAAAAATAATGGAAGAAACTGGGTGGCAAGGTTCAAACCAATCTGAATCAGTTTTAGGAGCATTACAAAGTTTGAAAGGTAAGTTTTCCACTGGTAAGAAGGAATCTAGAAAATTGTTCCTTTTACTTTCCTCGAGTGTAAAAGACAAATCGGGTTCTATCATTATGGCACTCAATGATCTTCGTCATATGGAAATCGAACCAATCATTTTAATTCCAAATCATTCAGATCTTTCTACTATTCGTGAATTACAAAGGATAGGGAAAGCAAGTAATTCCAGAGTTGTTGGCATTACAGACTACCAAAAAATTGGAACACAAGATGGATATGAATACTTATACTTAAATCAATTTAATGTATATTCATCGCAAGAAGAGTTACAATTCCCATTCCAATGGAATCAAAACAATATCAAAAAATACGATGCTTCCCTCGTAAGAGCTGCCGTGGATGTAGTTTCACCTTATAATCTTTATATGGCGTATGAAAAAATCAGTGATAAAAGAGTATTGGAAAAGGAAGAAATTAAAACTGATTTAGAATCCATATTAAGAACGGAATCTAACTCTGAGTTGTTAGAAAAGGATAGGTTCCAAACGGTACTTGTTGAGTCAAAAGGAGAAGCCATTTGGATCCAACTACCTTATGATGTGCAAGTATCTAAGGGAAAGGAATACCTAATCCAAACTACCTTTGTATTGGACCCATTATCAACTTGGGGGATTAAAAATGTCCCAGCAGAAACTAACTTGTTAAAAACAAATTATTCTTATCCGAAAACTTTGATGGTCAAACCTTCACAGGCAAAGAAGTTTTTAGATGTAAATAAAATTAGAGAATTTAATGGATATCTACAAGGAACAGTGAGTGTCATTAAAAAAAGGTAA
- a CDS encoding lipoprotein LipL21 — translation MKKSLIVCASLIAFVVSCGSNDGGRRDATTVGKNGWIFEGWACAPDAAAAKRGQSPAEYCKGKEKEFDYLYMKFSARASDKAIKANSVAMKQSTCREAARLQVAGDGLKKILGEYLEQASGVSDGQSTGSVIVSESKGIIKGVGVYDCCSLNNETGICANVGEPETWEECQCVGYLRYAGGQKALEAKATAAQ, via the coding sequence ATGAAGAAATCACTTATCGTATGTGCCTCTCTAATCGCATTTGTTGTATCTTGCGGATCCAATGATGGAGGCAGAAGAGACGCTACGACCGTAGGTAAAAATGGTTGGATTTTTGAAGGTTGGGCTTGTGCCCCAGACGCGGCGGCTGCAAAACGTGGTCAAAGCCCTGCTGAGTACTGCAAAGGAAAAGAAAAAGAGTTCGATTATCTTTACATGAAATTTTCTGCACGTGCATCTGACAAAGCAATCAAAGCTAATTCAGTAGCGATGAAACAATCCACTTGCCGTGAAGCAGCTCGTTTACAAGTTGCTGGTGATGGTTTGAAAAAAATCTTAGGTGAATACTTAGAACAAGCTTCTGGTGTGTCCGATGGTCAATCTACTGGTTCTGTAATCGTATCTGAATCAAAAGGTATTATCAAAGGTGTTGGAGTTTATGACTGCTGCTCTCTAAACAATGAAACAGGAATCTGCGCAAACGTAGGTGAGCCTGAGACTTGGGAAGAATGTCAGTGTGTTGGTTACCTCAGATATGCAGGTGGACAAAAAGCTCTCGAAGCAAAAGCAACTGCTGCTCAGTAA
- a CDS encoding PilZ domain-containing protein, producing MADSKQSIFSDSYSKYGGAKQKRKDARVKLDVPCTVELVKTKSGPVSGHLSDLGTGGLAFQTTAIFYEGDQVKIQFSLNQNPLEILGTVHRTAGKTTSVIFKPLAASEHKVVQEFIHKHYFDPKVKK from the coding sequence ATGGCAGATTCAAAACAATCGATATTCTCCGATAGTTATAGTAAATATGGCGGAGCAAAACAAAAAAGAAAAGATGCTCGAGTGAAACTAGATGTTCCATGTACCGTTGAGTTAGTAAAAACAAAGTCGGGCCCAGTGTCTGGACACCTTTCTGATTTGGGAACAGGTGGACTTGCTTTCCAAACAACAGCAATCTTTTATGAAGGTGACCAAGTCAAAATTCAATTTTCACTCAACCAAAACCCATTAGAAATTTTAGGTACTGTTCATAGAACCGCAGGGAAAACAACATCAGTCATCTTTAAACCACTTGCAGCTTCAGAACACAAGGTAGTACAAGAGTTTATACATAAACATTACTTCGATCCAAAAGTGAAAAAGTAA
- a CDS encoding tRNA dihydrouridine synthase produces MVRIGNVTIKGDVALSPMAGISDSPYRQITRRFGSAFSYTEFVSTEQIKIGNVKSLDMFRYQEMERPLVFQIFGSDLDTVVNASEIAAERKPDIIDLNMGCSVAKVSHNGSGAGLLKNVRLAGAMIEGIRNRTGLPVTAKIRLGWDSNSLNYLETVKVLEGSGVSAISVHGRTKAMAYTGFADWNAIGEIKSRAKVPIYGNGDVKTYAEAIEKKKQFGVDLVLIGRKAIGNPWVFGNLPKLLVPWIEIQSVILEHLDLMLDFYPSNEDYALILFRKHFIKYIENTEFPEDTKRELLSVTSVDEFKDRLESVQMDSKILETSENKNENINCETFVSLV; encoded by the coding sequence ATGGTAAGGATTGGAAATGTAACTATCAAAGGTGATGTAGCTTTATCACCAATGGCTGGCATTTCCGATAGCCCTTACCGCCAAATTACAAGAAGGTTTGGTTCTGCATTTTCTTATACCGAGTTTGTATCAACAGAACAAATTAAAATCGGAAATGTAAAGTCTTTGGATATGTTTCGATACCAAGAAATGGAAAGGCCACTTGTTTTCCAAATTTTTGGTTCTGATTTAGATACAGTTGTAAATGCTTCTGAAATTGCAGCAGAACGAAAACCGGATATCATCGATTTGAACATGGGATGTTCTGTGGCGAAAGTATCTCATAATGGATCTGGTGCAGGTCTTTTAAAAAATGTTCGTTTGGCGGGTGCTATGATCGAAGGGATTCGAAATAGAACCGGTCTTCCTGTGACTGCTAAAATTCGATTGGGATGGGATTCTAATTCTTTAAATTATCTAGAAACAGTCAAAGTATTAGAAGGTTCTGGAGTTTCTGCAATCTCTGTACATGGAAGGACAAAGGCCATGGCATATACTGGTTTTGCAGATTGGAATGCAATTGGTGAAATCAAATCACGTGCCAAAGTACCAATTTATGGGAATGGTGATGTGAAAACGTATGCGGAAGCGATTGAAAAAAAGAAACAATTTGGTGTGGATTTGGTTCTCATCGGTAGAAAGGCAATTGGTAATCCTTGGGTTTTTGGCAATCTTCCAAAACTATTGGTTCCATGGATCGAAATTCAATCAGTGATCCTTGAACACCTCGATTTGATGTTGGACTTTTATCCATCAAATGAAGATTATGCGTTAATTTTATTTAGAAAACATTTTATAAAATATATAGAAAATACAGAATTCCCGGAAGATACAAAAAGAGAACTGCTGTCAGTTACTTCTGTGGATGAATTTAAAGATAGATTAGAATCCGTTCAAATGGATTCTAAAATTTTGGAAACAAGCGAAAACAAAAACGAGAATATAAACTGTGAAACGTTTGTAAGTCTTGTATAA
- the gyrA gene encoding DNA gyrase subunit A — translation MTEQNGQENESNKTLALNLSGRPDVAGALKAGVRVIPVEIEDQMKEAYLDYAMSVIVGRALPDVRDGLKPVHRRVLHAMNERAWRSDRPYVKSAKIVGEVIGNYHPHGDSAVYETMVRMAQTFSMRETLIDGQGNFGSVDGDNAAAYRYTEARLTKLAEELLKDIEKNTVSFSPNFDDTRQQPDVLPANFPNILVNGSTGIAVGMATNIPPHNLKEAVNAVIAMIQNPDITLPELMKILPGPDFPTGGIIIGGEGLYQAYATGKGSIRIRSKVEIIENNKGREIIVIHEIPYQVNKKNLLEKIGDLVNEKLIEGISEILDLSDRKGIRVEIHVKKDANAQVILNQLFKLTQLQVSYGITMLAILDNRPKIFSLKEILKSYAEHRREVVVRRTEFDLDKAQKRAHILEGLRIALENIDEVIRIIRASKDVKEAQSSLMSTFALSELQADAILEMRLQRLTSLEVQKIIDELEQVRLLIADLEDILAKPERVKSIICDELGKVSQSFGNTRSTEISLESLESSTFNAEDLIADEEVVVQLSEDMFIKRLPMDTFRRQKRGGKGVQGISTKREDFVKKLSSAMTHDNLMLFSNKGRAFLLKVYELPIGSKEARGKSLKAVINLNDDETITSLFTFRNFDDSYLLMVTKEGFVKKIQLDEFTNTKKSGIIAIGLRDGDELIDVIANPNNYDVFIGSKNGLAIRMNLNELRSQGRTASGVTAMKLEEDDAIAGITKVEPNTHLFCISENGFGKRTDFEEFSTKGRGGKGMTYLKIGEKNGRAVGISSVKEEDELLVITQSGMAIRVEVKTISMVGRSAMGVKVVNTKDEDFVKDFAVVRETDSEQAES, via the coding sequence ATGACCGAACAAAACGGCCAAGAAAACGAATCAAACAAAACCTTAGCACTCAATTTATCCGGTAGACCAGACGTAGCCGGTGCCTTAAAAGCTGGTGTCAGGGTCATTCCGGTTGAAATCGAAGACCAAATGAAGGAAGCTTACCTTGATTATGCGATGAGTGTTATCGTAGGTCGAGCTTTACCAGATGTACGTGATGGTTTGAAACCAGTACATAGACGTGTCCTTCATGCGATGAATGAAAGGGCATGGCGTTCCGATAGACCTTATGTAAAATCTGCAAAAATTGTCGGGGAAGTGATTGGTAACTATCACCCACATGGTGACTCCGCTGTTTATGAAACCATGGTCCGTATGGCACAAACATTCTCCATGCGAGAAACATTGATTGATGGTCAAGGTAACTTTGGATCTGTCGATGGGGACAATGCGGCGGCTTATCGTTATACTGAAGCACGACTCACAAAACTTGCGGAAGAATTACTCAAAGATATCGAAAAAAATACAGTTAGTTTTTCACCTAACTTCGATGATACGAGACAACAACCAGACGTATTACCAGCAAACTTTCCTAATATTTTAGTCAATGGCTCAACAGGGATTGCTGTGGGGATGGCAACCAATATCCCACCACATAACCTGAAAGAAGCGGTCAACGCAGTTATTGCGATGATTCAAAATCCGGATATCACTCTACCTGAGCTCATGAAGATTTTACCGGGCCCTGATTTCCCTACAGGTGGTATCATCATCGGTGGAGAAGGTTTGTACCAAGCCTATGCGACAGGAAAAGGGTCGATTCGAATTCGCTCCAAAGTGGAGATCATTGAAAATAACAAAGGACGCGAAATCATCGTCATTCATGAAATTCCTTATCAGGTAAATAAGAAGAACCTTCTTGAAAAAATCGGTGATCTAGTGAATGAAAAACTGATCGAAGGGATTTCTGAAATTTTAGACCTTTCTGATCGAAAGGGGATTCGTGTAGAAATACATGTTAAAAAAGACGCAAACGCACAAGTAATCCTAAACCAATTGTTCAAGTTAACACAACTACAAGTAAGTTATGGAATCACGATGCTTGCGATTTTGGACAATCGTCCCAAAATTTTCTCCTTAAAAGAAATTCTAAAATCATATGCAGAGCACAGGCGTGAAGTTGTTGTTAGACGAACTGAATTTGATTTAGATAAAGCACAAAAAAGAGCTCACATCTTAGAAGGACTCAGGATTGCTTTAGAGAATATAGATGAAGTAATCCGTATCATTCGTGCTTCAAAGGATGTAAAAGAAGCACAAAGTTCCCTCATGTCTACGTTTGCTTTATCTGAATTACAAGCGGATGCGATTTTAGAGATGCGTCTGCAAAGACTAACATCATTAGAAGTTCAAAAAATCATTGATGAATTAGAACAAGTGAGACTCCTCATTGCAGATCTAGAAGACATTTTGGCAAAACCAGAACGAGTAAAATCAATCATATGTGATGAACTTGGAAAAGTATCTCAATCCTTTGGGAATACGCGCTCTACAGAAATCAGTTTAGAGTCTTTGGAATCTTCTACATTTAATGCAGAAGATTTGATTGCAGATGAAGAAGTGGTTGTCCAACTTTCTGAAGATATGTTCATCAAACGCCTTCCAATGGATACCTTCCGCCGTCAAAAACGTGGTGGAAAGGGAGTACAAGGAATCTCAACTAAAAGAGAAGACTTTGTTAAAAAACTAAGTAGTGCGATGACTCATGATAACTTGATGTTATTTTCCAATAAGGGAAGAGCCTTCTTACTCAAAGTTTATGAATTGCCGATCGGTTCAAAAGAAGCACGTGGAAAATCATTAAAGGCTGTGATCAACCTCAATGATGATGAAACGATCACTTCGTTATTTACCTTCAGAAACTTTGATGACTCGTATCTTCTTATGGTCACCAAAGAAGGATTTGTGAAAAAAATTCAATTGGATGAATTTACAAATACCAAAAAATCAGGAATCATTGCTATTGGACTTCGAGATGGTGACGAACTCATTGATGTGATTGCCAATCCAAACAACTACGATGTGTTTATTGGTAGTAAAAATGGGCTCGCAATTCGAATGAATTTAAATGAACTCCGCTCCCAAGGTCGAACTGCATCTGGTGTCACAGCTATGAAGTTGGAAGAGGATGATGCCATTGCAGGGATTACAAAGGTAGAACCTAATACTCATTTATTCTGTATTTCAGAAAATGGATTTGGTAAACGCACTGACTTTGAAGAATTTTCTACCAAAGGTCGCGGTGGAAAAGGTATGACTTACCTCAAAATTGGCGAAAAAAATGGAAGAGCTGTTGGTATCTCTTCCGTGAAAGAAGAAGATGAATTACTTGTGATCACACAATCGGGTATGGCAATTCGAGTCGAAGTGAAAACAATTTCCATGGTAGGTAGATCTGCTATGGGAGTGAAAGTTGTAAATACAAAGGATGAAGATTTTGTAAAAGACTTTGCCGTTGTTCGAGAAACGGATTCGGAACAAGCGGAATCGTAA
- the gyrB gene encoding DNA topoisomerase (ATP-hydrolyzing) subunit B, protein MSNQTDQNAYSASKIKILEGLEAVRKRPGMYIGTQDESGLHKMVYEVVDNSVDEAMAGHCSEIDVRILPENIIEVRDNGRGIPTGIHPDKGKSTIEVVLTILHAGGKFENDAYKVSGGLHGVGVSVVNALSTYLEVEVHQEGKLHYQKYQAGVPIEDVKIIGETTHRGTVVRFKPDDTIFTTVDFSFDTLSARFREIAFLNKGLLIRIEDQRKEEIAKHEFKFDGGIVSFVEYITESKHPLHKVLHFVGEKENVWAEIALQYCDTYSENIFCFTNAINNNLGGTHLEGFRTALTRTLNDHLKKDQTLFKKQPNGLQGDDIKEGICAVISIKIPQPQFNSQTKEKLVNAEVKGLMQTITGEGLNRYFEENPAVIKKILEKCILASKAREAARRARDLTRRKTVLEGGGLPGKLADCSEKDPEHCELFLVEGDSAGGSAKQGRDRNTQAILPLKGKILNVEKARLDKILSNEEIRTLITVMGTGIGDDEFNVEKLRYRKIIIMTDADVDGSHIRTLLLTFFFRYMKPIIEQGSLFVAQPPLYLLKFGKEAVYVYSDREKDEILKSRPNDKVVIQRYKGLGEMNPEQLWDTTMDPKERVMLQVKLQDFVEAEDTFNILMGDEVSPRRRFIEANSYKVANLDL, encoded by the coding sequence ATGTCCAACCAAACCGATCAAAACGCCTATTCAGCCTCAAAAATCAAGATCCTAGAGGGTCTAGAGGCGGTCCGGAAACGTCCCGGAATGTACATCGGAACCCAAGATGAGTCAGGCCTCCATAAGATGGTGTATGAGGTCGTGGACAACTCCGTGGACGAAGCAATGGCTGGCCATTGTAGTGAAATTGACGTTCGTATTTTACCAGAAAATATCATTGAAGTCCGAGACAATGGACGAGGTATTCCGACTGGCATTCACCCAGACAAAGGTAAGTCGACCATTGAAGTCGTTCTTACCATTTTACATGCTGGTGGTAAGTTTGAAAACGATGCGTATAAAGTATCGGGAGGATTACACGGGGTTGGGGTTTCCGTTGTCAATGCACTCTCAACGTATTTGGAAGTGGAAGTTCACCAAGAAGGAAAACTCCATTACCAAAAATACCAAGCAGGGGTACCCATTGAAGATGTTAAAATCATCGGCGAAACAACACACCGCGGAACAGTCGTTCGCTTTAAACCAGATGATACCATCTTTACGACTGTTGATTTTTCTTTTGATACTCTTTCTGCCAGGTTTAGAGAAATTGCTTTTTTAAATAAAGGACTTCTCATTCGCATTGAAGACCAAAGAAAAGAAGAAATTGCTAAACACGAATTTAAGTTTGATGGTGGAATTGTTTCCTTTGTGGAATACATTACAGAATCAAAACACCCACTACATAAAGTATTACACTTTGTCGGTGAAAAAGAAAACGTTTGGGCAGAAATCGCTCTTCAATACTGCGACACATATAGTGAAAATATTTTCTGTTTTACCAATGCCATTAATAACAACTTAGGTGGAACACACTTAGAAGGTTTTAGAACAGCACTTACAAGAACACTCAACGATCATCTAAAGAAAGACCAAACCTTATTCAAAAAACAACCTAATGGTTTGCAAGGTGATGACATTAAAGAAGGGATATGTGCTGTGATCTCCATTAAAATTCCGCAACCTCAGTTTAACTCACAAACAAAAGAAAAGTTAGTGAATGCTGAAGTGAAAGGTTTAATGCAAACCATCACAGGTGAAGGACTTAATCGTTACTTTGAGGAAAACCCTGCGGTCATCAAAAAAATTCTCGAAAAATGTATCTTAGCATCAAAAGCAAGAGAAGCGGCAAGACGCGCACGTGACCTTACCCGTCGTAAGACAGTGTTAGAAGGTGGTGGCCTTCCTGGGAAACTTGCTGACTGTTCCGAAAAAGATCCCGAACATTGCGAACTATTCCTTGTGGAGGGGGACTCTGCGGGTGGATCTGCTAAACAAGGACGAGATCGGAATACACAAGCGATCCTTCCACTCAAAGGTAAAATCCTAAACGTTGAAAAAGCTCGTTTGGATAAAATCCTTTCGAATGAAGAAATTCGCACCCTAATCACTGTTATGGGAACCGGAATCGGTGATGATGAGTTTAATGTAGAAAAACTCCGTTATCGAAAAATCATCATCATGACAGATGCCGACGTGGACGGCTCTCATATTCGAACTTTGTTATTAACGTTTTTCTTTCGTTATATGAAACCAATCATCGAACAAGGATCTCTCTTCGTAGCACAACCTCCGTTGTATCTATTGAAGTTTGGAAAAGAGGCGGTGTATGTGTATTCAGACCGCGAAAAAGATGAAATCTTAAAATCAAGACCCAATGATAAAGTTGTGATCCAACGATACAAAGGACTTGGAGAGATGAACCCTGAACAACTTTGGGATACCACTATGGATCCAAAAGAACGTGTTATGTTACAAGTAAAACTACAAGACTTTGTGGAAGCAGAAGATACCTTCAATATTCTGATGGGTGATGAAGTTTCACCTCGTCGTCGTTTTATCGAAGCAAACTCCTACAAAGTAGCAAATTTAGATCTTTAA